In the Pseudonocardia sediminis genome, CGAGCGCGTCGAGGTTGTGGCCGTAGTAGCCGGGGAAGCGCAGCTCCCGCCCGATCGCGGTGAGCAGCGCGGACCGGTCGGGGGCCCCGTCGACGACGCCGACGGTCGTCGCGCGCCCGCGGGCGCGGGCGGCGATCTCGTCGACGGTGCCGGAGTCGTGGGTCAGCGCGCTCATCGGCTCACGTCCACGACGACGAAGCTGGAGTAGTGGTCACCGGTGTAGTAGACCTCGTCGGCCGAGCCGGTGACGATCCGCCGCGCGCCGCGGTCACTCGAACCGGGCGTCGGGACCGTGTACTCGCGGTAGTAGCCGCCCGACCTCGCCGGGAGGATGCCCTCCCGGTTCTGGAACGTGATGCCGTCGCGGGAGTAGGGGAACGGGCCGCCGCGCTGGATCAGGCGGTAGGTGTCGGTGGCCTGGGCGGGCAGGGAGCTCAGCGCGCGGACCGGGAGGCCGGAGCTCTCCCCCGGCACCGCGGACGGGGCGGTGACGGCGGCGGGTGCGGCGGCCGCGGCGGGAGCCGGGGTGGACGCGAACGCCGTCGACGGGAGGGCGGCGAGCAGCAGCGCGGCGAGGGTCGCGAGCAGGACCCTCAGGCCGGTGCGTCGGGCGGGAGCGCGGGACACGTCGGTGGTCACGTGATCACGCTGGCACCTCACCCGATCGGGTTCCAGCACTCCGACCGACTCGCCATCCACCCGTCATCCCCCGTTCTCCGACCCGCCCGGCGGAATGGACGGGTGCGGGCACGGCGTTGTGCCGGGCATGGGCCACCGACCGCACCGCCGTCGCGCGGTGCTCGGTGTGACCGTCCGGGTCCCGCTGGTGGGGCGTGCCTACCTCGACCTGGGCCGGGTGTGGTCCGCGGCGTGTCCGGGTTCCTGAGCGCCCCGACCCCCGCCACCGCACACGGAAGGACCATTCCCATGCCCGTCGAGTTCCTCGGCATCGGCGCCACGCACAACGGCTCGGAGACGACGCCGCGCACCGGCCCCGCGTTCGACCCCGAGTACACCCTGGCCCTGGCCCGCGCCCACGAGGAGACCGGCTGGGACCGCGTCCTGACCGCCTACGGCTCCGGCAGCCCGGACCCGGCGCAGGCCGCGGCCTACATCGCCGACCACACCGAGAACCTGCAGCTCCTGCTCGCGCACCGCCCGAACGTCTCGTACCCGACGTTCGCCGCGAAGACCGTCGCGACGCTGGACCAGATCAGCCGCGGGCGCCTGACCCTGCACGTGATCACCGGCGGCAACGACCACGAGCAGCAGCGCGAGGGCGACACCCTGTCCAAGGACCAGCGCTACGCCCGCACCCGTGAGGCGATCCAGATCTACAAGAAGGCGTGGACGGAGCGGGAGCCGTTCGACTTCCACGGCGAGCACTACGACTTCTCCGACTTCGTCCTCGACGTCGAGCCGGCGCAGAAGCCGCGCCCGCGCATCTCCTTCGGCGGGTCCTCCGCGGCGGCCTACGAGGTGGGCGCGCAGGAGGCCGACATCTACGCCCTGTGGGGCGAGCCGCTGGCCGGGACGGCCGAGCAGATCGAGACGATCACCTCGTTGGCCCGCGCCGCCGGGCGTCCGGCGCCGACGTTCCAGGTCGCGTTCCGGCCCATCCTCGGACGCACCGAGTCCGAGGCCTGGGAGAAGGCGCACGCCACCGTCGCCACGATCCGCGAGCGCACCGCGAACGGTCAGCAGCTGACGCGCCGGCACAAGCTCACGAACCCGGAGAACGCCGGCTCGCAGCGCCTGCTCTCGGTTGCCGAGAAGGGCGAGGTGCACGACCGCGCACTCTGGACGGTCACCGCGGAGGCCACCGGCGGCGCCGGCAACTCCACCGCCCTGGTCGGGACGCCGGAGACCGTGGCCGCGGCGCTGCTGGACTACTACGACCTCGGCGTGCGGATCCTGTCGGCCCGCGGCTACGACCTCCTCGAGGACGCCAAGGAGTTCGGACGCGAGGTGATCCCCCTGGTCCGCCAGGAGGTCGCCCGTCGCGACGCCGCCGCAGCCGCGGCCTGACCCCACTCCGCGCGGCACTCGTGGCGCTTTCGTGCGTTGCGACGACACGAAAGCGCCACGAGCGTGCGGGTCACATCTGCGCGGCGGCGGGGATGACCTCGCGGCCGAGGACGCGCAGGGGCTCGATCTCCGAGACGCCCGGCACCCAGCCGTGGACGTGCTGCACGCCGAGCTTCGCGTAGCCGGCCAGCTGCTCGACCAGGGCCTTCGGGTCGCTCGGGTCGAGCGGGGCCATGACCGTCTTCTCGACGTCGCCGTAGTCGCGGCCGACCTCCTCGCAGCGCCGGCGCAGGACGTCGAGCTTGCGCTCCAGGTCCGGCCCGCCGAACAGGTTGCAGGCCTGCGCGTACTGCGCGACCAGGCGCAGCGTCTTCTTCTCCCCGCCGCCGCCGATCAGGATCGGCGGGTGCGGCCGGGTCAGCGACTGCGGGACGTTCATGGTCCGGCCCAGCGTGTAGTGCTTCCCCTCGTACGGGCCCTCGTCGTCGCCCCACATCTGCAGGCAGATCTGCAGCGTCTCCTCCAGCCGCTCGAAACGCTCCGCGGTCGGCGGGAAGAACAGTCCCAGACCGGCCGACTCCTCGTCGTTCCAGGCGGCGCCGATACCGAGCCATGCGCGACCCTTGGACAGGACGTCCAGGGTGGTGACGAGCTTGGCCAGCATCCCCGGGTCGCGGTAGGTGACGCCGGTGACCCAGGTCAGCAGGTCGACCTTCTCGGTGCGGGCCGCGAGGTAGCCCAGCGTCGTGTACGCCTCGAGCATGTCGTTTTCGATCGGCCCCACCGGGCGGATCTGCCAGACGTGGTCCATGACACTGACGCGGGCGAACCCCTCCTCCTCCGCGGCGGCGGCGATCCGGCTGAGGTCGTCGGCCAGGCCCGCCGGGCCGCTGGGGTAGGTGAAGTCCGCGATGTGCAGTCCGATCTTCACTGGTCTCTCCCGTCGGACGATGAATGCGTCGTCGTCGACGCTATCGCCGCCCCGGGGCCGTCGCCGCAGCTCAGCGTGGCCCTGCCGATCCCACCCTCACGGCCGATCCCACCCTGAGCCGATCCCACTTCTCGAACACCATCCGGACGGGTTCCACGGAGCGACGGTAGGACACCGCCGGCCACTCGACCGCTGGTCGCAGGCGCAACATCAACGAAACACCGACCACGACCGGTCAGCGCCCGACCGCGCCCGGTCACAGTGTCCTGCGTCCCATGCGTGTTTTCCCGCGTATGGGCGACGTTGTTCGGGGGTACAACGGTCTCGTCAAGTCCGGCCCCGACAACGTTCAACGGAGAACGTCGATGACACCAGAACTCACCAGACCCGAGCCGGTACCGACCGGCCGGACGTCGGTGCAGCGGATGCTCGACTCCCTCGACGACCTCGTCCGGCGGCACCGCGCGCTG is a window encoding:
- a CDS encoding ribonuclease domain-containing protein; the encoded protein is MLATLAALLLAALPSTAFASTPAPAAAAAPAAVTAPSAVPGESSGLPVRALSSLPAQATDTYRLIQRGGPFPYSRDGITFQNREGILPARSGGYYREYTVPTPGSSDRGARRIVTGSADEVYYTGDHYSSFVVVDVSR
- a CDS encoding LLM class flavin-dependent oxidoreductase translates to MPVEFLGIGATHNGSETTPRTGPAFDPEYTLALARAHEETGWDRVLTAYGSGSPDPAQAAAYIADHTENLQLLLAHRPNVSYPTFAAKTVATLDQISRGRLTLHVITGGNDHEQQREGDTLSKDQRYARTREAIQIYKKAWTEREPFDFHGEHYDFSDFVLDVEPAQKPRPRISFGGSSAAAYEVGAQEADIYALWGEPLAGTAEQIETITSLARAAGRPAPTFQVAFRPILGRTESEAWEKAHATVATIRERTANGQQLTRRHKLTNPENAGSQRLLSVAEKGEVHDRALWTVTAEATGGAGNSTALVGTPETVAAALLDYYDLGVRILSARGYDLLEDAKEFGREVIPLVRQEVARRDAAAAAA
- a CDS encoding LLM class F420-dependent oxidoreductase, producing the protein MKIGLHIADFTYPSGPAGLADDLSRIAAAAEEEGFARVSVMDHVWQIRPVGPIENDMLEAYTTLGYLAARTEKVDLLTWVTGVTYRDPGMLAKLVTTLDVLSKGRAWLGIGAAWNDEESAGLGLFFPPTAERFERLEETLQICLQMWGDDEGPYEGKHYTLGRTMNVPQSLTRPHPPILIGGGGEKKTLRLVAQYAQACNLFGGPDLERKLDVLRRRCEEVGRDYGDVEKTVMAPLDPSDPKALVEQLAGYAKLGVQHVHGWVPGVSEIEPLRVLGREVIPAAAQM